A window from Cellvibrio zantedeschiae encodes these proteins:
- a CDS encoding endo-1,4-beta-xylanase, whose product MRTINLVPLLAFSLIVSACGGGGGGSSGPDTPPATSSSAATSSSSVSSSSSSSSSSSVSSSSSSSSSSSVAATSSSSSSSSAASGNTLTIDMTTGWRGNSTGANTNSGVTYDKGVVFTASGDGVGAVFDVAKPTQLEKATVEMMVNVSSEFKASGANLQIYAQVKNTWAGEWDCWSGNGELTAGTDSKVTCTISETDNRFNQTANDVQVGIQAKGTPTGTVTIKSAKITLAPATSSSSSTATSSASTSSYAANVAHLKDLATFPIGVSVSNTDAPAYNILTNTAEQTVVEKHFNQMTAGNIMKVSYLHPNNTGNASDFTFTNADAFVDYAKSKDIKIHGHALIWHSSYQVPNFMKNWAGTSDEFLTMLDTHVNTIVTHYKAKGNVTSWDVVNEALTDGSPSTFRSTDSTFYMKSGNSAVYIERAFKAARLADANVDLYYNDYNIDQNNAKTTKLVEMVTDFQARSIPITGVGFQMHVFMDYPSIENIKAAMKKIADKGLKVKITELDVAINNPYSSGWSVSTATQYTSTSALAQKKRYCDIVAGYKEVVPEAQRGGITVWGTTDANTWLTSATSQYNGQALAWPLLFDNNYNDKPALRGFADGLTGTACTNL is encoded by the coding sequence ATGCGTACAATCAACCTCGTTCCTTTACTAGCATTTAGCCTAATTGTGTCTGCCTGCGGCGGCGGTGGAGGCGGGTCCAGCGGCCCCGATACACCACCCGCTACCAGCAGCTCAGCAGCAACAAGTAGTAGTTCAGTGAGTTCCAGTTCTTCATCGAGCTCATCAAGCTCGGTCAGTTCGTCCAGCTCAAGCTCATCCAGCAGTTCGGTTGCAGCGACTAGCAGCTCCAGCTCGTCAAGCTCTGCCGCTTCTGGCAATACGCTTACAATCGATATGACAACTGGCTGGCGCGGCAACTCAACCGGCGCCAATACAAACTCAGGCGTAACCTACGACAAAGGTGTTGTTTTCACCGCAAGTGGCGATGGTGTAGGCGCAGTGTTTGATGTTGCCAAACCCACCCAGCTTGAAAAAGCAACGGTGGAGATGATGGTAAACGTAAGCAGCGAATTCAAAGCCAGTGGCGCCAATTTGCAAATCTATGCCCAGGTTAAAAATACCTGGGCGGGAGAATGGGATTGCTGGAGCGGTAACGGCGAGCTTACCGCCGGCACTGATAGCAAAGTGACTTGTACAATCAGCGAAACCGATAATCGCTTCAACCAAACGGCAAACGATGTACAAGTGGGTATTCAAGCAAAGGGAACTCCAACAGGCACCGTAACCATCAAGAGCGCGAAAATAACCTTGGCGCCCGCTACATCAAGCTCCAGCTCTACAGCTACAAGTTCAGCGAGCACATCGTCTTATGCTGCCAATGTGGCGCACCTGAAAGATTTGGCGACCTTCCCGATTGGCGTTTCCGTATCCAATACAGATGCTCCGGCCTATAACATACTCACCAACACCGCTGAGCAAACTGTGGTGGAAAAGCACTTCAACCAAATGACTGCGGGCAACATCATGAAGGTGAGTTACTTGCATCCAAACAATACTGGCAACGCAAGCGATTTCACTTTCACCAATGCGGATGCATTTGTGGATTACGCGAAATCAAAAGACATCAAGATTCACGGTCACGCATTGATCTGGCATTCGAGCTATCAAGTCCCCAACTTTATGAAAAACTGGGCGGGCACCTCGGATGAGTTTTTGACCATGTTGGATACTCACGTAAACACCATTGTCACCCACTACAAAGCCAAGGGTAATGTAACCAGCTGGGACGTGGTAAACGAAGCGCTTACTGACGGTTCACCATCCACTTTCCGTTCAACCGACTCTACTTTTTACATGAAGAGTGGCAACAGCGCAGTCTATATAGAGCGCGCATTTAAAGCGGCGAGATTGGCCGATGCGAATGTAGATCTCTACTACAATGATTACAACATCGACCAAAACAATGCTAAAACCACCAAGCTCGTTGAAATGGTTACGGACTTCCAGGCGCGCAGCATTCCAATCACCGGCGTGGGTTTCCAAATGCACGTGTTTATGGACTACCCCAGCATCGAGAACATTAAAGCGGCTATGAAAAAAATCGCTGATAAAGGTTTGAAGGTAAAAATTACCGAGTTGGATGTTGCCATTAACAATCCCTATAGCAGCGGTTGGTCTGTCAGTACTGCAACCCAATACACCAGCACGTCGGCTCTCGCTCAAAAGAAACGTTATTGCGACATAGTTGCGGGCTACAAAGAAGTGGTTCCGGAAGCACAGCGTGGCGGTATTACCGTGTGGGGAACTACCGACGCTAACACCTGGTTAACCAGTGCAACTTCACAATATAACGGTCAAGCACTTGCGTGGCCCTTGTTGTTCGACAACAACTACAACGACAAACCTGCACTGCGCGGTTTTGCGGATGGTTTAACCGGTACAGCCTGTACCAATCTTTAA
- a CDS encoding sugar porter family MFS transporter produces the protein MHSSSSTNEVGISLDSSERNMTSIVIISIIATIGGFLFGFDSGVINGTVDGLKIAFNSESAGTGFNVASILLGCAVGAFFAGSWADTYGRRGILILAASLFILSAWGSGIASSSLEFVIYRLIGGLAIGAASIICPAYISELVPAEYRGKLSSIQQIAIISGLTAAFLSNYYLASTASHEVCATANIAADACKAYITENNVKGSTMPLWMEYASWRWMFWVGIIPAAIFLITLLLIPESPRFLVASGKKEKALGVLTKLYGAKAAAQTVDEIYKSIAHDHKPAFSDLIDKTKGRIRPIVWVGVGLAVLQQFVGINVVFYYGAVLWQAAGFSENDSLFINVGSGLVSIAACFITFFFVDKIGRKPLLLVGSIGMTVTLALVAFAFMGAPVDAKGNLILSSTMGVTALIAANLYVIFFNLSWGPVVWIMLGEMFPNQIRGTGLAIAGFAQWAANFLITWTFPMLLASSLGLVGAYSIYAAFSLFSVFFVIWWVKETKGVKLEEMEG, from the coding sequence ATGCATTCATCATCCTCTACTAATGAGGTCGGCATTTCACTGGATTCCAGCGAAAGAAACATGACCTCTATCGTTATTATCAGCATCATCGCCACCATTGGCGGATTTTTGTTTGGTTTTGACAGCGGCGTAATCAACGGCACTGTTGATGGATTGAAAATAGCGTTCAATTCAGAATCTGCCGGTACAGGCTTTAACGTTGCCTCAATTCTCCTGGGCTGTGCAGTAGGTGCATTCTTCGCAGGCTCATGGGCTGATACCTATGGTCGTCGCGGCATTCTGATCCTTGCTGCTTCACTCTTTATCCTATCTGCCTGGGGTTCAGGCATCGCCAGCTCATCACTTGAGTTTGTTATTTATCGCTTGATTGGCGGCCTGGCGATTGGTGCTGCGAGTATCATCTGCCCTGCTTATATTAGTGAATTGGTACCTGCCGAATATCGCGGCAAACTCAGCTCTATTCAGCAAATTGCGATCATTTCCGGTTTAACCGCTGCATTCCTTAGCAACTACTACCTGGCTTCTACCGCCAGCCACGAAGTTTGTGCAACTGCGAATATTGCTGCTGATGCCTGTAAAGCTTACATCACAGAAAACAACGTAAAAGGTTCAACCATGCCATTGTGGATGGAATATGCCTCATGGCGCTGGATGTTCTGGGTAGGCATTATTCCCGCAGCTATCTTTTTGATTACTTTGTTGTTAATTCCTGAAAGCCCACGCTTCCTGGTTGCCAGCGGCAAGAAAGAAAAAGCTTTAGGTGTTTTGACCAAGCTCTATGGCGCTAAAGCTGCTGCACAAACCGTAGATGAAATTTACAAATCTATCGCTCATGACCACAAGCCAGCGTTTTCTGACTTAATTGATAAAACCAAAGGCCGTATCCGCCCAATCGTTTGGGTAGGTGTTGGCTTGGCTGTGCTGCAACAATTTGTGGGCATTAACGTAGTTTTCTACTACGGTGCAGTACTCTGGCAAGCAGCTGGCTTTTCTGAAAATGACTCCTTGTTTATCAACGTAGGCTCAGGCCTTGTTTCCATCGCCGCTTGCTTCATTACCTTTTTCTTCGTGGATAAGATTGGCCGCAAACCATTGCTGTTGGTAGGCTCAATCGGCATGACCGTAACCTTGGCGTTGGTTGCATTTGCATTTATGGGCGCACCTGTAGATGCCAAAGGCAACTTAATCCTGAGCAGCACCATGGGCGTTACCGCTCTGATTGCAGCTAACCTCTACGTAATTTTCTTCAACCTTTCCTGGGGTCCAGTTGTATGGATCATGTTGGGTGAAATGTTCCCTAACCAAATCCGTGGTACAGGTTTGGCAATTGCCGGTTTTGCACAATGGGCAGCGAACTTCCTGATCACCTGGACTTTCCCAATGCTGCTTGCATCAAGCCTCGGCTTGGTAGGCGCCTACAGTATTTATGCTGCTTTCTCACTCTTCTCAGTATTCTTTGTAATCTGGTGGGTGAAAGAAACCAAAGGCGTGAAACTGGAAGAAATGGAAGGCTAA
- a CDS encoding NUDIX hydrolase, which yields MSNTATPPISHVEPLRSPNDVIKALSIDNLIFGLDNDELKILLVKQTDPMHQGKWALPGGWIRYDENLRDAAYRLLEELTGVKQLYLEQLKTFGRVDRFPTERVVTIAYYALVSAEHYSLVAGQSAADVSWQSVNALPELIYDHAEIIDYGMKFLRHQVCHQPIGFNLLPEKFTLLQLQALYEAILNTKLDKPNFRRKIMKMDLLTPCNEKQQGVPHRAANLYRFDAEAYKHLTESGFSFEI from the coding sequence GTGTCAAATACTGCGACGCCACCCATTAGCCATGTCGAGCCTTTGCGCTCTCCAAATGACGTTATCAAGGCACTTTCTATCGACAACCTGATTTTCGGCCTTGATAACGACGAGCTGAAAATTCTGTTGGTGAAACAGACTGACCCTATGCACCAGGGCAAATGGGCACTTCCCGGTGGATGGATTCGTTATGACGAAAACCTGCGCGATGCAGCCTATCGTTTACTGGAAGAATTGACCGGCGTTAAACAGCTTTATCTTGAACAATTGAAAACTTTTGGCCGCGTTGACCGCTTCCCGACCGAGCGCGTTGTAACTATTGCTTACTACGCATTGGTCAGTGCTGAACACTATTCGCTGGTAGCCGGCCAAAGCGCTGCAGACGTGAGCTGGCAAAGTGTTAATGCCCTGCCCGAATTGATTTATGACCATGCCGAAATTATTGACTATGGCATGAAGTTTTTGCGTCATCAGGTTTGTCATCAGCCTATTGGCTTTAATCTGTTACCCGAAAAATTTACCTTACTCCAACTGCAAGCGCTTTATGAAGCAATCCTCAATACCAAATTGGATAAGCCTAATTTCCGCCGCAAAATCATGAAAATGGATTTGCTGACGCCGTGCAACGAAAAGCAACAGGGTGTACCTCATCGCGCAGCCAATCTTTACCGTTTTGATGCAGAAGCCTATAAACATTTGACCGAAAGCGGCTTCTCTTTCGAGATCTAA
- a CDS encoding xylulokinase — protein MLFLGIDVGSSSTKLSVLDGKTGKCVGALSYPETELAIASPEVGFAEQDPEVWWDCIQKGAAKLFASGKFDSKQIQAIGISYQMHGLVVVDAEQKVLRPSIIWCDSRAVPLGNAALAEMGTDYCFGHLLNSPGNFTAAKLRWVQQNQPEIFSKIHKVMLPGDYIAMKLTGEITTTASGLSEGTLWDFKEQRVATELLNHWGIDPAVIPTIVPSFGEQGTVRADIAVALGLGANVKVCYRGGDQPNNAFSLNVLEPGEVAATAGTSGVIYGVTDKPAADVESRVNTFLHVTSTAEKNRNGVLVCVNGCGRLYSWLRQTISAAGATPSYPVLNGLAEQVAVGSDGLVFHPFGNGAERIFQNKNLGAQLRNLDFNRHGLGHMVRAAQEGIVFSLNQGFDVLKSLGGSCDVVRAGKGNMFLSDVFTQAFANTTQAAVELYETDGAEGAARAAALGVGFYASQKEAFGGLTRLGVIEPNSNLLAQYQDAYQHWVALLPAE, from the coding sequence ATGTTGTTTCTAGGTATTGATGTTGGAAGCTCCTCCACCAAGTTATCTGTACTCGACGGTAAAACCGGGAAATGTGTAGGCGCTTTGTCCTATCCCGAAACCGAATTGGCGATTGCGAGCCCTGAAGTAGGCTTTGCGGAACAAGATCCGGAAGTTTGGTGGGATTGCATCCAAAAAGGTGCTGCCAAATTATTCGCAAGCGGTAAATTCGATAGCAAGCAAATCCAGGCGATTGGTATCTCTTACCAAATGCATGGTTTGGTCGTTGTTGATGCAGAACAAAAAGTATTGCGTCCATCCATTATCTGGTGCGACAGCCGCGCCGTTCCATTAGGAAATGCTGCCTTGGCAGAAATGGGTACGGATTATTGCTTTGGTCATTTATTGAATTCGCCCGGTAACTTTACCGCGGCAAAACTGCGTTGGGTGCAACAAAACCAACCAGAGATTTTTAGCAAAATTCACAAGGTTATGTTGCCGGGTGATTACATCGCCATGAAATTAACTGGCGAAATAACCACGACCGCTTCAGGTTTGTCTGAAGGTACTTTGTGGGATTTTAAAGAGCAACGCGTTGCTACTGAACTGTTAAACCATTGGGGAATTGACCCGGCAGTTATCCCTACAATTGTTCCAAGTTTTGGTGAGCAAGGCACAGTGCGCGCTGATATTGCAGTGGCCTTAGGTTTGGGCGCAAACGTAAAAGTTTGTTATCGCGGTGGCGATCAACCTAACAATGCATTTAGTTTAAACGTTTTGGAACCAGGTGAAGTTGCAGCAACGGCGGGAACCTCTGGCGTAATTTACGGTGTGACTGATAAACCTGCGGCTGATGTTGAATCTCGTGTGAATACGTTTTTACACGTTACCAGCACGGCAGAAAAAAATCGCAATGGTGTATTGGTTTGTGTAAATGGTTGTGGTCGCTTGTATTCGTGGTTGCGTCAAACCATTAGTGCTGCTGGCGCTACACCTTCCTATCCGGTATTAAACGGTTTGGCCGAACAAGTTGCGGTAGGTAGCGATGGTTTGGTTTTCCATCCTTTCGGCAACGGTGCAGAGCGAATTTTCCAAAATAAAAATCTGGGGGCGCAATTGCGCAATCTGGATTTCAATCGCCATGGTTTAGGCCACATGGTGCGCGCGGCGCAAGAAGGTATTGTGTTTTCGCTTAATCAAGGTTTCGACGTGTTGAAATCTTTAGGCGGCAGTTGCGATGTGGTGCGTGCGGGTAAAGGCAATATGTTTTTGAGTGATGTTTTCACGCAAGCATTTGCCAATACTACACAAGCCGCTGTGGAATTATATGAAACGGATGGTGCCGAAGGTGCTGCGCGTGCAGCTGCTTTAGGTGTTGGTTTTTACGCTTCGCAAAAAGAAGCCTTTGGTGGCTTGACGCGTTTAGGTGTGATTGAACCCAATAGTAATTTACTGGCGCAGTATCAAGATGCGTATCAACATTGGGTGGCCCTTTTGCCTGCGGAGTAA
- the xylA gene encoding xylose isomerase produces MSIVLGGKEYFPGVGKIAFEGADSDNPLAFKYYDENRVVAGKTMKEHFKFATCYWHTFNGAGHDPFGPGTKIFPWSSTTDAVGRAREKMDAAFEFITKIGTPYYCFHDIDLIDEGATRAETSKRLQTIVEYAKEKQKASGVKLLWGTANLFSNPRYMNGASTNPDFNVVAYAGAQLKDALDATIALNGENYVFWGGREGYMSLLNTDMKREQEHMARFLTMARDYARGQGFKGVFFIEPKPMEPSKHQYDFDAETVIGFLRHHGLDKDFKLNLETNHATLAGHTMCHDMQAAANAGMLGSLDANRGDYQNAWDTDQFPYNINETVEMMLVLLRSGGLQGGGVNFDAKARRNSPDFIDLFYGHIGGMDTFARALLIADDLLQKSPLEKMRKERYSSFDSGNGAAYEQGKLTLQQLADIGNAGGEVVLQSGRQELYENTINRYIR; encoded by the coding sequence ATGAGTATTGTTCTTGGTGGCAAAGAATATTTTCCTGGTGTCGGTAAAATCGCTTTTGAAGGCGCTGATTCCGATAATCCATTAGCATTCAAATATTACGATGAAAATCGTGTTGTTGCTGGCAAGACTATGAAAGAGCATTTCAAGTTTGCTACTTGCTACTGGCACACTTTCAACGGCGCTGGTCACGATCCATTCGGTCCAGGCACCAAAATTTTCCCATGGTCTTCTACTACTGATGCGGTAGGCCGTGCGCGTGAGAAAATGGATGCTGCATTTGAATTCATTACCAAAATCGGCACTCCTTACTACTGCTTCCACGATATCGACTTGATCGATGAAGGCGCAACTCGTGCAGAAACTTCAAAGCGTTTGCAAACCATCGTTGAATACGCAAAAGAGAAACAAAAAGCATCTGGCGTGAAATTGTTGTGGGGCACAGCAAACCTGTTCTCTAACCCACGTTACATGAACGGTGCTTCTACTAACCCTGATTTCAACGTAGTGGCATACGCTGGTGCGCAATTGAAAGATGCCTTGGATGCAACCATCGCATTGAACGGCGAAAACTATGTATTCTGGGGCGGTCGTGAAGGTTACATGAGCTTGCTCAACACCGACATGAAGCGCGAACAAGAGCACATGGCTCGTTTCCTGACTATGGCTCGTGATTACGCACGTGGCCAAGGCTTTAAAGGTGTGTTCTTCATCGAACCAAAACCAATGGAGCCTTCAAAGCACCAATACGATTTCGATGCTGAAACTGTAATTGGTTTCTTGCGTCACCACGGTTTGGACAAAGACTTCAAACTCAACTTGGAAACTAACCACGCTACTTTGGCTGGCCACACTATGTGCCACGATATGCAAGCAGCTGCAAACGCTGGCATGTTGGGTTCATTGGACGCTAACCGCGGCGATTACCAAAACGCATGGGATACCGACCAGTTCCCATACAACATCAACGAAACTGTTGAAATGATGTTGGTGTTGTTGCGCAGCGGCGGTTTGCAAGGTGGTGGTGTTAACTTCGATGCGAAAGCTCGTCGTAACTCTCCAGACTTTATCGATTTGTTCTACGGCCACATTGGCGGTATGGATACATTTGCACGCGCATTGTTGATTGCTGACGATTTGTTGCAAAAATCTCCATTAGAGAAAATGCGCAAAGAGCGTTACTCATCATTTGATTCAGGTAACGGTGCTGCTTACGAACAAGGTAAATTGACTCTGCAACAATTGGCTGACATTGGTAACGCTGGCGGTGAAGTTGTACTGCAAAGTGGTCGTCAAGAGTTGTACGAAAACACCATCAACCGTTACATTCGTTAA
- a CDS encoding glycoside hydrolase family 3 N-terminal domain-containing protein: MKKQHTKILMSLMIAAVSASMSLIALAETPLYKDSKQPTDARVKDLLGRMTLEEKVAQLETVWEKRKQLETDSGEFTSEHAKEFLSLGIGEVARPAENKKAPNKSVLQTALFTNAIQKWVLENTRLGIPVLFHEEALHGHAGRNSTSFPQAIGLASTWDPELVQQISSTIAQEVRVRGAQQVLAPILDVARDPRWGRIEETMGEDPYLIAAMGVSSVKGFQGGESGVAKTHVAATLKHLAGHGEPTGGLNTAPAPIGERGLREIFLFPFEAVVKLSHPRSVMASYNEIDGVPSHSNGKMLNGILRGEWGFDGLLVSDYFAINELVNRHNLAATRKDAALIAFNAGVDIETPDADSYPYLIDWVKEGKITNQQLDTAVARVLREKFTLGLFENPYVKTKGVDEFVGNPKHRALAQQAAEKTIVLLKNDKNILPLDIKKLKSIAVIGPHVNETLLGGYSDVPKQTVSILQGIKEYVGAKVQVNYAQGTLITLDKWTPGADSVAANSRSKERWNTDKVELATPADTKGMIEEAVAAAQKSDVALVVVGDNEATSREAWAENHLGDRTDLNLVGQQQELVDAVLATGKPTIVLLNNGRPLSITKIAATAPAILEGWYLGQETGRAVARVLFGDVNPGGKLPVSIARSVGHLPVYYNYKPAAKRGYEFTETTPLYPFGYGLSYTTFSYSNFSINKTEAKAGDSVDVSVTVTNTGARAGDEIVQLYTHDAVASLTRPVKELKGFKRINLKPKESTVVTFSLAVNQLGFYNTDMKYVVEPGKIEVMVGSSSQDIHGKGEFNVTGDVTDISQQKVYFSGVKVAKK; encoded by the coding sequence ATGAAAAAACAACACACAAAAATATTAATGTCGCTCATGATTGCTGCAGTTAGTGCAAGCATGAGTTTAATTGCACTTGCAGAAACTCCACTTTATAAAGATTCAAAACAACCCACTGATGCCCGCGTTAAAGATTTGCTTGGGCGCATGACGTTGGAAGAAAAAGTCGCGCAACTTGAAACTGTGTGGGAAAAAAGAAAGCAACTGGAAACCGATAGCGGTGAATTTACCAGTGAGCATGCAAAAGAATTTTTAAGCCTTGGAATCGGAGAGGTAGCACGTCCCGCAGAAAATAAAAAAGCGCCCAATAAATCTGTATTGCAAACCGCATTGTTTACCAACGCGATTCAAAAATGGGTGCTGGAAAATACGCGCTTGGGAATTCCCGTTCTTTTTCACGAAGAAGCGCTTCACGGTCATGCTGGCCGTAACTCTACCAGTTTCCCGCAAGCCATAGGTTTGGCGAGCACCTGGGATCCAGAGTTGGTTCAACAAATATCTTCAACTATTGCCCAAGAAGTTCGTGTGCGCGGAGCGCAGCAGGTGCTTGCACCAATTCTCGATGTGGCGCGCGACCCGCGCTGGGGTCGAATTGAAGAAACTATGGGCGAAGATCCATATCTGATTGCGGCTATGGGTGTATCCTCCGTTAAAGGTTTTCAAGGTGGCGAGAGTGGTGTTGCTAAAACACATGTTGCAGCAACCTTAAAACATTTGGCCGGACACGGTGAGCCAACAGGAGGTTTAAATACCGCACCTGCCCCAATTGGCGAGCGTGGCTTGCGTGAAATTTTCTTATTTCCTTTTGAAGCGGTTGTTAAGTTATCTCATCCGCGTAGCGTGATGGCTTCGTACAACGAAATAGATGGTGTTCCTTCACATTCCAACGGAAAAATGTTGAATGGAATTTTACGCGGCGAGTGGGGTTTTGATGGATTGTTGGTTAGTGATTATTTCGCAATCAATGAATTGGTTAATCGCCACAACCTGGCTGCAACTCGTAAAGATGCTGCTTTAATTGCGTTTAATGCAGGTGTTGATATCGAGACGCCTGACGCAGATTCTTACCCCTATTTAATTGATTGGGTTAAAGAAGGAAAAATTACTAATCAACAACTTGATACAGCCGTTGCACGCGTTCTGCGTGAAAAATTTACCTTGGGGTTATTTGAAAATCCCTATGTTAAAACTAAAGGTGTTGATGAGTTTGTTGGCAATCCAAAGCATCGTGCACTCGCACAACAAGCGGCTGAAAAAACAATTGTGTTGTTGAAGAATGATAAAAATATTCTTCCGCTTGATATCAAGAAATTGAAATCCATAGCCGTTATCGGTCCACATGTTAATGAAACCTTGCTTGGTGGATACAGCGATGTTCCCAAGCAAACCGTAAGCATATTGCAAGGCATCAAAGAATATGTGGGTGCCAAGGTACAAGTGAATTATGCGCAAGGTACGTTAATTACGTTGGATAAATGGACTCCAGGTGCTGATTCAGTTGCCGCTAATAGCCGCTCAAAAGAACGCTGGAATACTGACAAAGTAGAATTGGCGACGCCTGCAGATACCAAAGGTATGATCGAAGAAGCAGTCGCCGCTGCACAAAAAAGTGATGTTGCCTTAGTGGTTGTTGGTGATAACGAAGCGACTTCGCGTGAAGCTTGGGCTGAGAATCATTTGGGCGATCGCACCGATTTAAATTTAGTGGGGCAACAGCAAGAATTGGTAGACGCGGTGCTCGCAACGGGAAAACCAACGATTGTTTTACTTAATAACGGCCGCCCTTTATCCATCACAAAAATTGCCGCAACAGCACCTGCGATTCTTGAAGGGTGGTACCTTGGCCAGGAAACCGGCCGTGCGGTTGCGCGAGTTTTGTTTGGTGATGTAAACCCCGGTGGTAAATTACCAGTGAGTATTGCGCGTTCGGTTGGTCATTTGCCGGTTTATTACAATTACAAACCAGCAGCAAAACGTGGATATGAATTTACTGAAACGACTCCGCTTTATCCGTTTGGATATGGTTTGAGTTACACCACATTTAGCTATTCAAATTTCAGTATTAATAAAACTGAAGCCAAAGCCGGTGATTCGGTTGATGTAAGCGTAACAGTAACCAACACAGGCGCACGCGCAGGTGATGAAATTGTTCAGTTATATACACATGATGCAGTCGCAAGTTTGACTCGCCCTGTAAAAGAGCTGAAAGGTTTTAAACGTATTAATTTAAAACCAAAGGAATCAACGGTAGTGACTTTCAGTCTTGCGGTTAATCAATTGGGTTTTTACAACACTGATATGAAATATGTTGTAGAGCCAGGCAAGATCGAAGTCATGGTAGGTTCTTCATCTCAGGATATTCACGGCAAAGGTGAATTTAATGTGACAGGTGACGTTACTGATATTAGCCAACAAAAAGTTTATTTCAGCGGCGTTAAGGTTGCGAAGAAATAA
- a CDS encoding DMT family transporter has translation MELKSSHIWLMVIASTFFWGSNFNAGHAVAADVTPLTAAAERFAIALVLFWAIRFFFGAAESQLSKRDAFILVPLGVIGVFGFNYAFFTALHTTSALNAALIMALSPLVSTLLSVLLLNVKIRLYQYIGMLIAFIGVTFVITGGHFSMLHTAIGDLWMLLACGVWSLYSVGSKKFAPHIPPLQFARWTVSIGAIALIIAAIVIEQPFNAIGQLSLQTHSILMYMGVCGSVLAYIYWLRGVFFLGPEKSAIAFNLVPVFTLLVSLAFGSIPNAVQVLGMLLVLAGVLTSSGWKPKALTNA, from the coding sequence ATGGAATTAAAATCAAGCCATATTTGGTTAATGGTTATTGCCAGCACTTTTTTTTGGGGCAGCAATTTCAACGCGGGGCATGCCGTTGCGGCTGACGTCACACCTTTAACCGCTGCGGCAGAGCGTTTTGCTATTGCACTGGTGCTTTTCTGGGCTATTCGCTTTTTTTTTGGCGCTGCCGAATCACAACTTTCAAAACGTGACGCTTTTATTTTAGTTCCACTCGGTGTGATAGGTGTCTTTGGATTTAATTACGCTTTTTTTACCGCGCTTCATACTACATCCGCACTCAACGCGGCCTTGATCATGGCATTATCGCCATTGGTTTCTACGCTTTTATCCGTCCTATTATTGAACGTAAAAATTCGTCTTTACCAATATATCGGTATGCTAATCGCATTTATTGGTGTGACTTTTGTTATTACCGGCGGGCACTTCAGCATGTTGCACACAGCGATAGGTGACTTATGGATGTTACTTGCCTGCGGAGTATGGAGCCTTTATAGCGTCGGCTCCAAAAAATTTGCGCCACATATTCCACCCTTACAATTTGCGCGCTGGACAGTGAGTATTGGAGCAATCGCACTTATCATTGCAGCAATCGTTATCGAGCAGCCGTTTAATGCAATTGGACAACTATCACTTCAGACTCACAGTATTTTAATGTACATGGGTGTGTGTGGTTCTGTGTTGGCATATATTTATTGGCTGCGCGGTGTATTTTTTCTTGGGCCAGAAAAATCTGCTATAGCGTTTAATTTGGTACCTGTTTTCACATTGCTCGTGAGCCTTGCATTCGGCTCGATTCCGAATGCGGTGCAGGTATTGGGAATGTTATTAGTGTTAGCTGGCGTATTAACCTCAAGTGGCTGGAAGCCAAAAGCGCTGACAAATGCTTAA